A window of the Hordeum vulgare subsp. vulgare chromosome 5H, MorexV3_pseudomolecules_assembly, whole genome shotgun sequence genome harbors these coding sequences:
- the LOC123452130 gene encoding autophagy-related protein 8D — translation MKSFKKEFTLEERANESAAMIAKYPGRIPVIVERFSRSNLPEMEKRKYLVPCDMPVGQFIFILRSRLHLSPGTALFVFVSNTLPQTGNLMGSVYDSYKDKEDGFLYMCYSSEKTFG, via the exons atgaaatCCTTCAAGAAGGAGTTCACCCTGG AGGAGAGGGCGAATGAGTCGGCCGCCATGATCGCCAAGTACCCCGGCAGGATCCCC GTGATTGTTGAAAGGTTTTCGAGGAGTAACCTTCCAGAGATGGAAAAGAGGAA GTACCTGGTTCCATGCGACATGCCAGTTGGGCAGTTCATTTTCATCCTGCGCTCCAGGTTACATCTGTCTCCAGGAACGGCGCTTTTCGTGTTTGTGAGCAACACCTTGCCCCAAACAG GTAACCTGATGGGCAGCGTGTATGATTCGTACAAGGACAAGGAGGATGGCTTCCTCTACATGTGCTACAGCAGCGAGAAGACGTTTGGATGA
- the LOC123452128 gene encoding uncharacterized protein LOC123452128: MYYPPSSPSVVSSLGMHCARVIESTMGMAATNNNNNVSAPSSMWTSTSRRWRPSLASGLRAALACTIVGVVSVYAPPALRRHLTFPAFSYVVTVIIVTDATVGTALRAAASALHATVMGAVPSVLALWLAHRTGTAESVLATSAVVALSTFAVALPESPGPVAKRIALGQIIIIYVAKFRRGDRTSHELVLEHPANVVLCTALGVAAALLAVLLPCPRLATREVEDKSRAYMEAAAERVRVLVDAFLLTANDDGTACADDDHETAGASGRRRRWCMAACMSQANRLASASAALLRRMAAVKGDLQWERVPAVLRRWMPQQPVVDHGRIEMPIKGMEIALTSTAIAGTSPMICSSWLEHMRDQIRLSMLTTHRHHHCSTTTSGAMTKTTINKQSPLMLITDRMTTLLPERHEELSPFLFLFSMHLLRRGTLQQLASSHPDQTKTTTCKVTPAATAADESTDDDAFYMSEEEDDEEVQASSGEEDDQLQEHEASNKTGAMETTSKNKQEKKKSVWLRWGLEWERVMTAAKCAVSLGLAVLLGLLFNNDHGFWSGLIVATTMTAGRDSTWAVAIARAHGTAIGSVYGVLGCLLSQQPHLMELRFLALLPWIVLATFLKRSRAYGPAGGVAAALSGIIIVGRRYDEAPMAFTVTRLVETFIGLSCTVATDLVFQRKARPTARARAQLHRCIAALQDCVVGLAPTSSAKQQQQQQHKTLLEQVALLKKYAAEAGSEPNFLWLAPFPTSCYDKVHGSLSRIAQLIGLYQHARAVLVGTAGGSRQLGADMKRFHSALSASLEALLEEEDVDLEGGKGTFCEDMAVVKSFLGHAREALSQQQQQQEEEQLAAVCLGSIGFCMGEMMKEAQQLEAHMLNLSLQPSR, from the exons ATGTACTACCCACCAAGCTCTCCATCTGTCGTCTCCTCCCTTGGCATGCACTGTGCGCGCGTGATCGAGTCGACCATGGGCATGGCcgcaaccaacaacaacaacaacgtgagCGCGCCGTCGTCCATGTGGACCAGCACGAGCCGGCGCTGGCGCCCGTCCCTGGCGTCTGGCCTCCGCGCCGCCCTGGCCTGCACCATCGTGGGCGTCGTGTCCGTCTACGCGCCGCCGGCCCTCAGGCGGCACCTCACCTTCCCCGCCTTCTCCTACGTCGTGACCGTCATCATCGTCACGGACGCCACCGTGGGCACCGCCCTGCGCGCCGCGGCCAGCGCGCTCCACGCCACCGTCATGGGCGCCGTCCCTTCCGTCCTGGCGCTATGGCTGGCGCACCGCACGGGCACCGCCGAGTCGGTGCTGGCCACGTCGGCCGTGGTGGCGCTGAGCACGTTCGCGGTGGCGCTGCCGGAGTCGCCGGGCCCCGTGGCCAAGCGGATCGCGCTGGggcagatcatcatcatctacgtGGCCAAGTTCAGGCGAGGAGACCGCACGAGCCACGAGCTGGTGCTGGAGCACCCCGCCAACGTGGTGCTGTGCACGGCGCTCGGGGTGGCGGCCGCCTTGCTGGCGGTGCTGCTGCCTTGCCCGCGGCTGGCCACCCGGGAGGTGGAGGACAAGAGCAGGGCGTACATGGAGGCCGCCGCGGAGAGGGTGAGGGTGCTCGTCGACGCCTTCCTCCTCACCGCCAACGACGACGGCACCGCCTGTGCGGATGACGATCATGAAACAGCCGGGGCCTCTGGAAGACGGCGGCGATGGTGCATGGCAGCGTGCATGTCACAGGCCAACCGTCTCGCGTCAGCAAGCGCCGCCCTCCTCCGCCGCATGGCCGCCGTCAAG GGAGATTTGCAGTGGGAGCGAGTGCCGGCAGTCCTGAGGCGGTGGATGCCGCAGCAGCCGGTGGTAGATCACGGCCGCATCGAGATGCCCATCAAGGGAATGGAGATTGCGCTCACCAGCACTGCCATCGCCGGCACCAGCCCTATGATATGCAGCAGCTGGTTGGAGCATATGAGAGACCAGATACGCCTCTCCATGCTCACTACACATCGCCACCACCACTGCAGTACCACCACCAGCGGCGCCATGACAAAGACCACCATCAACAAACAATCGCCATTGATGTTGATTACTGACAGGATGACGACGTTGTTGCCGGAGAGGCACGAGGAGCTGTCtcccttcctcttcctcttctccatGCATCTCCTCCGTCGTGGCACCCTGCAGCAGTTGGCCTCCTCCCATCCGGATCAGACCAAGACTACCACCTGCAAGGTAACCCCGGCGGCGACAGCAGccgacgaatcaaccgatgacgaCGCCTTCTACATGTCCGAAGAAGAGGATGACGAAGAAGTACAGGCCAGCAGCGGAGAAGAAGACGACCAGTTGCAAGAACACGAGGCGTCAAACAAGACTGGCGCCATGGAGACGACGTCCAAGaacaagcaggagaagaagaaaagcgtGTGGCTGAGGTGGGGGCTGGAATGGGAGAGGGTGATGACGGCGGCCAAGTGCGCCGTGTCGCTGGGCCTCGCCGTCCTTCTCGGCCTCCTCTTCAACAACGACCACGGCTTCTGGTCCGGCCTCATCGTCGCCACCACCATGACCGCCGGCCGCGACTCCACGTGGGCCGTGGCCATCGCCCGCGCGCACGGTACCGCCATCGGCTCCGTCTACGGCGTGCTGGGCTGCCTCCTCTCGCAGCAGCCGCATCTCATGGAGCTCCGCTTCCTGGCCCTCCTCCCCTGGATCGTGCTCGCCACCTTCCTCAAGCGCAGCCGCGCATACGGCCCCGCGGGCGGCGTCGCGGCGGCGCTGTCAGGCATCATCATCGTGGGACGGAGGTACGACGAGGCGCCCATGGCCTTCACAGTCACCAGGCTCGTGGAGACCTTCATCGGCCTGTCCTGCACCGTCGCGACAGACCTAGTGTTCCAGCGCAAGGCCAGGCCGACCGCCAGGGCCAGGGCACAGCTCCACCGCTGCATCGCCGCGCTACAGGACTGCGTCGTTGGACTGGCACCCACGTCGTCagcgaagcagcagcagcagcagcagcataaGACGTTGCTGGAGCAGGTGGCGCTGCTGAAGAAGTACGCGGCGGAGGCGGGCAGCGAGCCCAATTTTCTGTGGCTGGCGCCGTTCCCGACCAGCTGCTACGATAAGGTTCATGGCAGCCTGAGCAGGATCGCGCAGCTGATTGGGCTCTACCAGCACGCCCGAGCCGTCCTCGTCGGCACCGCCGGCGGCAGCCGGCAGCTAGGCGCGGACATGAAGCGCTTCCACAGCGCCCTCTCCGCGTCCCTGGAGGCACTGCTGGAGGAGGAGGACGTCGACCTTGAGGGCGGCAAAGGAACCTTCTGCGAGGACATGGCGGTGGTCAAGTCCTTCCTCGGCCATGCGAGGGAGGCACTgtcacagcagcagcagcagcaggaagaAGAGCAGTTGGCTGCAGTTTGCCTGGGCTCGATTGGGTTTTGCATGGGGGAGATGATGAAGGAGGCGCAGCAGTTGGAGGCTCACATGCTCAACCTCAGCCTCCAACCTAGTCGCTGA
- the LOC123452129 gene encoding THO complex subunit 4B-like: MADALDMSLDDLISKNKSSSQRGRGRRNQASGSGSGSGSGSAPGGPAPAGRRFQARAATRAAAAPYHQFNFQHQPPPAALAYAAQQAHAYAHAQTMALVAPPSGVETGTKLYISNLDYNVSNEDIKELFAEVGDLKRYSINYDKSGRSKGTAEVIFSRKSDALAALKRYNNVQLDGKPMKIEVIGTNIEAPPAPAIFTLNTPTIGNFNIPSYSGRGRGGDSGRGWPRGRGGFGGRGAVGRGRGRGDVGRGRGRGGRGSQPVSANDLDADLDKYHSEAMQTS, encoded by the exons ATGGCGGACGCACTGGACATGTCCCTCGACGACCTCATCTCCAAGAACAAGTCCTCCTCCCAGCGCGGCCGCGGCCGCCGCAACCAGGCCTCGGGCTCGGGCTCGGGCTCGGGCTCGGGCTCGGCGCCCGGAGGACCCGCACCCGCCGGCCGCCGCTTCCAGGCTCGCGCCGCCACCCGCGCTGCCGCCGCGCCCTACCACCAATTCAACTTCCAGCACCAG CCGCCGCCGGCTGCTTTAGCATATGCTGCCCAGCAGGCCCATGCCTATGCCCATGCCCAGACGATGGCCTTGGTGGCGCCGCCGTCCGGGGTCGAAACGGGCACCAAGCTATACATCTCCAACCTCGACTACAACGTCTCCAACGAGGACATCAAG GAACTCTTTGCTGAGGTGGGCGATCTCAAGCGGTACTCCATTAACTACGACAAGAGTGGAAGGTCAAAG GGTACTGCAGAGGTTATATTTTCAAGGAAATCGGATGCTCTAGCTGCTCTAAAGAGGTACAACAATGTGCAGCTTGACGGCAAACCCATGAAAATTGAGGTCATTGGAACAAATATTGAGGCGCCACCAGCACCTGCTATTTTTACTTTGAATACCCCAACGATAGGAAACTTCAATATTCCTTCCTACAG TGGACGTGGAAGGGGTGGTGATAGTGGTCGAGGATGGCCTCGGGGCAGAGGTGGATTCGGCGGGCGTGGTGCTGTTGGGCGTGGTCGAGGACGAGGTGATGTTGGTCGTGGGCGAGGGAGGGGAGGGCGTGGCAGCCAGCCAGTTTCTGCCAATGATCTAGACGCAGACTTGGACAAGTACCACTCAGAGGCGATGCAGACCAGCTAA